One genomic segment of Arthrobacter sp. Marseille-P9274 includes these proteins:
- a CDS encoding DUF4193 domain-containing protein, whose amino-acid sequence MATDYDAPRNKDEDQSNESLEALQSQRGGGAKTAIIDVEDSDTAEGIDLPGADLSGEELVVQVVPPREDEFTCSSCFLVRHRSQVAREKNGELYCRDCEG is encoded by the coding sequence ATGGCAACCGACTACGACGCACCCCGCAACAAGGACGAAGACCAGAGCAACGAGTCCCTGGAAGCGCTGCAGTCCCAGCGTGGGGGCGGCGCCAAGACCGCAATCATCGATGTTGAAGATTCGGACACCGCTGAAGGCATCGACCTCCCCGGTGCCGATCTTTCCGGCGAGGAACTGGTAGTCCAGGTCGTCCCCCCGCGCGAGGACGAGTTCACCTGTTCTTCCTGCTTCCTGGTCCGCCACCGCAGCCAGGTGGCGCGCGAAAAGAACGGCGAACTGTACTGCCGCGACTGCGAAGGCTAA
- a CDS encoding M50 family metallopeptidase: MDLNDVQGIAAEWWSRILAGFHRDPGLEPTLLELALILAVALAVTVPRSSWRYFGLFVTTVHELGHAFAALTTGRLVSGIHLRFDQSGAMMSRGSRRAGAVWTGFWGYPVPAVVGCVLVLAAFNGWSSLVLSVSALLLLATLLFIRNAQGAVIAVGLALASSLLVWFAPDGWLGHLTLALGIGLLVGAVRDWLNLLGVHTQRRHQLANSDAHILSRRTGVPAALWLAGFAAVITACWVLAGMALAAVAGFPA; the protein is encoded by the coding sequence ATGGACCTGAACGACGTGCAAGGAATCGCCGCCGAATGGTGGAGCAGGATCCTCGCCGGCTTCCACCGGGACCCGGGCCTGGAGCCGACGCTGCTGGAGCTGGCCCTGATCCTCGCGGTTGCCCTGGCGGTGACCGTCCCGAGATCCAGCTGGCGGTACTTCGGGCTGTTCGTCACCACGGTCCACGAGCTTGGCCATGCCTTCGCGGCGCTGACGACCGGCCGCCTGGTCAGTGGCATCCATCTGAGGTTCGACCAGTCCGGCGCAATGATGAGCCGCGGGTCCCGCCGGGCGGGTGCGGTCTGGACCGGCTTCTGGGGCTATCCCGTGCCGGCGGTGGTCGGCTGCGTCCTGGTCCTGGCGGCCTTCAATGGCTGGTCCTCCTTGGTGCTCTCCGTCAGCGCGCTGCTGCTGCTGGCCACCCTGCTGTTTATCCGCAATGCCCAGGGCGCGGTGATCGCCGTCGGCCTGGCCCTGGCATCCAGCCTCCTGGTCTGGTTCGCGCCGGACGGCTGGCTGGGCCACCTGACCCTGGCCCTGGGGATCGGTCTGCTCGTGGGAGCGGTCCGGGACTGGCTCAACCTGCTCGGTGTCCACACCCAGAGGCGGCACCAACTGGCCAACTCGGACGCCCACATCCTCTCCCGCCGAACGGGTGTCCCCGCGGCCCTGTGGCTCGCCGGTTTTGCTGCCGTGATCACGGCCTGCTGGGTGCTGGCCGGAATGGCCCTCGCCGCGGTGGCGGGCTTCCCCGCCTGA
- a CDS encoding DoxX family protein, with protein sequence MKNPALNTTARTVLRVVLGFLFAAHGFQKFNEWTIAGTQAAFGQMGIPAAEIAAPLVAVLEVAGGIALILGLLTRPMAILLMLNMLGAMFLVHISAGVFAANGGYELVLLMAAAALAIALVGPGRISVDHALFGRKDSKLSVLA encoded by the coding sequence ATGAAGAACCCCGCTTTGAACACGACCGCCCGCACCGTCCTGCGCGTTGTCCTCGGCTTCCTGTTTGCCGCCCATGGCTTCCAGAAGTTCAACGAGTGGACGATCGCCGGCACACAGGCCGCCTTCGGCCAGATGGGCATCCCGGCCGCGGAGATTGCCGCCCCGCTGGTGGCCGTCCTGGAAGTCGCCGGCGGCATCGCCCTGATCCTCGGCCTGCTCACCCGCCCGATGGCCATCCTGCTGATGCTGAACATGCTCGGCGCCATGTTTTTGGTCCACATTAGCGCCGGCGTCTTCGCCGCCAATGGTGGCTACGAGCTGGTGCTGCTGATGGCCGCCGCCGCGTTGGCCATCGCCTTGGTGGGCCCGGGCCGCATCTCGGTGGACCACGCGCTGTTTGGCCGCAAGGACTCCAAGCTCAGCGTCCTCGCGTAG
- a CDS encoding DUF488 family protein — protein MAPSSAKRIFTLGHGTSSTDELAGVLTDAGVEVLVDVRRFPGSRKHPEMARDALGEWLPRAGIGYRWEEDLGGRRRIPAGEPEPDIWWKVEAFRAYAAYTRTPAFAAGLGRLLDLAAGEAAAIMCSETVWWRCHRRLISDVLVLRHGVEVVHLMPGGKRSAHGPSEGARMTDDGLVWDRAA, from the coding sequence ATGGCACCCTCCTCGGCGAAACGGATCTTCACCCTCGGCCACGGGACCAGCAGCACCGACGAGCTGGCCGGAGTGCTCACCGACGCCGGGGTCGAGGTCCTGGTGGACGTGCGCCGTTTTCCCGGGAGCCGCAAGCATCCGGAGATGGCCAGGGACGCGCTGGGCGAGTGGTTGCCGCGGGCCGGCATCGGCTACCGCTGGGAAGAAGACCTGGGCGGGCGCCGGCGTATTCCGGCAGGGGAGCCGGAACCTGACATCTGGTGGAAGGTCGAGGCGTTCCGGGCCTACGCGGCCTATACCCGCACGCCAGCGTTCGCGGCGGGACTCGGCCGGCTCCTGGACCTGGCTGCGGGCGAAGCCGCCGCGATCATGTGCAGCGAGACGGTGTGGTGGCGCTGCCACCGCCGGCTCATTTCCGACGTCCTGGTCCTGCGGCACGGTGTGGAAGTCGTCCACCTGATGCCTGGTGGAAAGCGGTCCGCGCATGGCCCTTCCGAAGGGGCGCGGATGACAGACGACGGCCTCGTGTGGGACCGCGCCGCTTAG
- a CDS encoding thioesterase family protein produces MRWGDMDAYGHINNVEILRILEEARIHAFGPPAGTGGEGLEVDLPVFSDLPADTQALVVEHRVRYVRPLNYRNIPAHVEVWISALKAASLTIGYVVKDPVTLEECVKAETTLAFFNEATGRLLRVTADHKARLAPYVGESNFP; encoded by the coding sequence ATGCGCTGGGGAGACATGGATGCCTACGGGCACATCAACAACGTGGAGATCCTGCGCATCCTCGAGGAAGCGCGGATCCACGCCTTCGGCCCGCCGGCCGGGACCGGCGGCGAAGGGCTTGAGGTGGATCTGCCGGTCTTCTCCGACCTGCCCGCGGACACGCAGGCACTCGTGGTCGAGCATCGGGTCAGGTATGTCCGGCCGCTCAATTACCGGAACATCCCGGCGCATGTCGAGGTGTGGATCAGCGCGTTGAAGGCCGCGAGCCTGACCATCGGGTACGTGGTCAAGGATCCGGTGACCCTCGAAGAGTGCGTGAAGGCGGAGACGACGCTGGCGTTCTTCAACGAAGCCACAGGCCGGCTGCTCCGGGTGACCGCGGACCACAAAGCGCGGCTGGCTCCGTACGTGGGGGAGTCCAACTTCCCGTAG
- a CDS encoding plasmid pRiA4b ORF-3 family protein, translated as MRAAVKALDLHIVLAGTAEPIWRDVRVPAGLTLPELHRVIQLAFDWEDRHLHLFRTGGPGGRERIFAGDEDTALELGMESAEGYTLEDIFSARNTRLVYEYDFGDCWLHEIEVAGHAVVPAGELVCLAGANRGPVEDSGGMDGYARLCAAAQDPAHPEHKAVQEWLYGVAGELSFDPAHFDREQVNRRLTRLGLRWSDAPPTSEEIAAVVRPVKWLLQRVGPDGLELTKDGYLRPAVVQEAVVALGLAGRVYGKGNREVNTREVLGLRRQVQEWGLLRKYKGRLLRTPAGREHCDDDEGLWRYLASRMAKPGSLGEDFLHRLFTEWLVENQLPPVSVRGEILVEIMTAEGFHGPDRRPIALPAGRDLARRMADTFGHLNIYLPSSKPWLSQELSEAGMKFLLEVQRRQNSFR; from the coding sequence ATGCGAGCCGCCGTGAAAGCCCTCGATCTGCATATCGTCCTCGCCGGGACGGCCGAGCCGATCTGGCGCGACGTCCGCGTTCCGGCCGGGCTCACACTGCCTGAACTGCACCGCGTCATCCAGCTCGCGTTCGATTGGGAGGATCGGCACCTCCACCTGTTCCGGACCGGCGGTCCCGGCGGCCGGGAGCGGATCTTCGCCGGGGACGAGGACACCGCCCTGGAACTCGGGATGGAGTCCGCCGAGGGCTACACGCTGGAAGACATCTTCTCCGCCAGGAACACCCGGCTGGTCTACGAGTACGACTTCGGTGACTGCTGGCTGCACGAGATCGAGGTGGCCGGACACGCCGTCGTGCCCGCCGGGGAACTGGTCTGCCTGGCAGGCGCCAACCGGGGACCGGTGGAGGACTCGGGCGGGATGGACGGCTACGCCCGGCTCTGCGCCGCGGCCCAGGACCCCGCGCATCCGGAACACAAGGCGGTGCAGGAGTGGCTCTATGGGGTCGCGGGGGAGCTGTCCTTCGATCCGGCGCACTTCGACCGCGAGCAGGTGAACCGCAGGCTCACCCGGCTGGGGCTGCGGTGGTCCGACGCGCCGCCGACGTCGGAGGAGATCGCCGCAGTGGTCCGGCCGGTCAAATGGCTGCTGCAGCGCGTGGGTCCGGACGGGCTGGAACTGACCAAGGATGGCTACCTTCGCCCTGCCGTGGTGCAGGAAGCGGTCGTCGCGCTAGGGCTGGCCGGGCGCGTCTACGGCAAGGGGAACCGCGAGGTCAACACCCGTGAGGTCCTCGGGCTGCGCCGGCAGGTGCAGGAATGGGGACTGCTGCGCAAGTACAAGGGGCGGCTGCTCCGCACGCCGGCGGGCCGTGAGCATTGCGACGACGACGAAGGGCTCTGGCGCTATCTCGCGTCGCGGATGGCCAAGCCGGGCAGCCTCGGAGAGGACTTCCTGCACCGGCTGTTCACCGAGTGGCTGGTGGAGAACCAGCTGCCCCCGGTGTCCGTGCGCGGCGAGATCCTGGTGGAGATCATGACGGCGGAGGGGTTCCACGGGCCGGACCGGCGGCCCATCGCGCTGCCGGCGGGCCGGGACCTCGCCCGCCGGATGGCGGACACGTTCGGGCATCTGAATATCTACCTGCCCTCGAGCAAGCCGTGGCTGAGCCAGGAACTCTCCGAGGCCGGCATGAAGTTCCTGCTGGAGGTCCAGCGGCGGCAAAATAGTTTCCGATGA
- a CDS encoding TetR/AcrR family transcriptional regulator has protein sequence MSARTAELRATKPAGQGLRERRRQQTRAEITDAALELFAQGTVAATTVDDIAAAAGVSPRTFFRYFSSKEEAALPVHQEFNEALADGLPSVDPGGDLRREVNGLYGLMVQPYLDNGSTAAQRMLQVSRLIRKEPALRAAMVRQNLERTEEVQQALAARLGPERTDPLELRLAIDVASVVVRASLDTWASQLEAGGPADLAAIYRRALAFTK, from the coding sequence ATGAGCGCAAGGACCGCGGAATTACGCGCCACCAAGCCGGCCGGACAGGGCCTGCGGGAGCGACGGCGGCAGCAGACCAGGGCCGAAATCACGGATGCCGCGCTCGAATTGTTCGCTCAGGGCACAGTGGCGGCCACGACGGTGGACGATATCGCGGCTGCCGCGGGAGTGTCCCCGCGGACCTTCTTCCGCTACTTCTCCAGCAAGGAGGAAGCAGCCTTGCCGGTGCACCAGGAGTTCAACGAGGCCCTCGCCGACGGCCTGCCCTCCGTTGATCCGGGCGGCGACCTGCGCAGGGAGGTCAACGGGCTGTACGGGCTGATGGTGCAGCCCTACCTGGACAATGGTTCGACCGCGGCACAACGGATGCTGCAGGTGAGCCGGCTGATCCGGAAAGAGCCGGCGCTTCGCGCGGCCATGGTGCGGCAGAACCTCGAGCGCACCGAGGAGGTGCAGCAGGCTCTGGCGGCCAGGCTCGGGCCGGAGCGGACTGATCCGCTGGAACTGCGGCTGGCCATCGACGTCGCCTCGGTCGTCGTGCGCGCCTCGCTGGACACCTGGGCCTCGCAGTTGGAAGCCGGCGGGCCCGCGGATCTTGCGGCAATTTACCGGCGGGCCCTCGCCTTCACTAAGTAG
- a CDS encoding CarD family transcriptional regulator — protein MKLTVGENLVYPPHGAVTVTGLTNRTFKETETSYVQFRVHHDGLTIEVPAAKAKDLGVRPAIGKKGVQKIVSILRQPASMEKEIWSRRFKANQEKITTGDVYKVSEVVRDLTRRLQAGLAPAGEKRQLDQARRILVSELALSEQTDADGAGAIIDDILLPEDVQQEGTTAKRAKAS, from the coding sequence ATGAAACTTACAGTGGGCGAAAACCTTGTCTACCCGCCGCACGGCGCCGTCACGGTCACGGGTCTGACCAACCGGACTTTCAAAGAGACCGAGACCTCCTATGTTCAGTTCCGCGTCCACCACGATGGCCTGACCATCGAGGTGCCCGCAGCTAAGGCCAAGGACCTCGGCGTCCGCCCTGCCATCGGCAAGAAGGGCGTGCAGAAAATCGTGAGCATCCTGCGCCAGCCGGCCTCGATGGAAAAGGAAATCTGGTCGCGCCGTTTCAAGGCGAACCAGGAGAAGATCACCACCGGCGATGTCTATAAGGTGTCCGAAGTCGTCCGCGACCTCACCCGGCGGCTGCAGGCAGGACTGGCACCGGCCGGCGAAAAGCGGCAGCTGGACCAGGCCCGCCGCATCCTGGTGTCCGAGCTGGCCCTGTCCGAGCAGACGGACGCCGACGGCGCCGGCGCCATCATCGACGACATCCTGCTCCCCGAGGACGTACAGCAGGAAGGTACGACGGCGAAGCGCGCCAAGGCGAGCTGA
- a CDS encoding App1 family protein — protein sequence MSSRTEHKTEIQDKAAHIGMRIEDRWQIWRESRARERGDLATVLPFTGYGSAGWVRVLGRVVMAKPDAFENGRVSSRLIADGIRGWRNFISPPVASAKVSIQVDGQQHEVTADRGGVIDAHVPADLPEGWNTVRLSCEGSTPVEAPVYIVPSAKTFGVVSDVDDTVMVTALPRPMLAAWNTFVLDEHARNATPGMAVMLERVTRQHPGSPVLYLSTGAWNVAQTLTRFLTRNMYPDGALLLTDWGPTKDRWFRSGMEHKTTQLMRLAQEFPQVKWLLIGDDGQHDEAIYAGFAQRYPDHVAAIAIRQLSVSEAVLAGGRSQAKPGNATPGIPWIYAPDGAGITAQLRELGIITAD from the coding sequence ATGTCATCGCGGACGGAACACAAGACCGAGATCCAGGACAAGGCCGCGCACATCGGCATGCGGATCGAGGACCGGTGGCAGATCTGGCGTGAAAGCCGTGCGCGGGAGCGCGGGGACCTGGCGACCGTTCTGCCGTTCACTGGCTACGGGTCGGCGGGCTGGGTCCGCGTGCTGGGGCGGGTCGTGATGGCCAAGCCGGACGCATTCGAGAACGGCCGGGTCTCTTCCAGGCTCATCGCGGACGGCATCCGCGGGTGGCGCAATTTCATCAGCCCGCCTGTGGCCAGCGCCAAGGTCAGCATCCAGGTCGACGGCCAGCAGCACGAGGTTACCGCGGACCGGGGCGGCGTCATCGACGCGCACGTCCCGGCGGACCTGCCCGAGGGGTGGAACACCGTCCGCCTCAGCTGCGAAGGCTCGACGCCGGTGGAGGCGCCGGTGTACATCGTCCCGTCCGCCAAGACGTTCGGTGTGGTGTCTGACGTCGACGACACCGTGATGGTCACCGCGCTCCCGCGTCCGATGCTCGCCGCCTGGAACACCTTCGTGCTGGATGAGCACGCGCGCAACGCGACTCCGGGGATGGCCGTGATGCTCGAACGCGTCACCCGCCAGCACCCTGGCAGCCCGGTGCTCTATCTATCGACCGGCGCCTGGAACGTGGCGCAGACGCTCACGCGCTTCCTCACGCGCAACATGTACCCGGACGGTGCGCTGCTGCTGACGGACTGGGGGCCCACCAAGGACCGGTGGTTCCGCAGCGGCATGGAACACAAGACCACGCAGCTGATGCGCCTGGCCCAGGAGTTCCCGCAGGTGAAGTGGCTGCTGATCGGGGACGACGGCCAGCACGACGAAGCGATCTACGCCGGCTTCGCCCAGCGCTACCCGGACCATGTGGCGGCCATCGCCATCCGCCAGCTTTCGGTCAGTGAGGCCGTGCTCGCCGGCGGCCGCTCGCAGGCAAAGCCCGGCAATGCCACGCCCGGCATTCCGTGGATCTACGCGCCGGACGGGGCCGGCATCACCGCCCAGCTGCGCGAGCTGGGGATCATCACCGCGGACTGA
- a CDS encoding superoxide dismutase family protein: protein MMENKYGFPLLGAAALAMVLTACGPAEPDQELPDNPSPQTAVPTTPGATPGGPAASGSPSTPAGAESEVSAKFESYSAGATAITYDPQRVPVGAEVEVEAENEDGGTKVKLKVEGLEADTAFGSHVHVAACGESPDDAGPHYQDKADPQKPSTDPKYANPQNEVWLDFTTDSKGEGEAESKVGWTLREGEGQSVVIHAMPTMTEAGKAGTAGDRLACINIRQ from the coding sequence ATGATGGAGAACAAGTACGGATTCCCGCTGCTCGGCGCCGCGGCGCTGGCAATGGTCCTGACAGCCTGCGGACCTGCCGAACCTGACCAGGAACTGCCCGATAACCCCTCCCCGCAGACGGCGGTGCCAACCACCCCGGGCGCCACGCCCGGTGGGCCGGCTGCGAGCGGCTCGCCGAGCACGCCGGCCGGCGCCGAAAGCGAGGTGTCGGCCAAGTTCGAGTCCTACTCCGCGGGCGCCACCGCCATCACCTACGACCCCCAGCGCGTGCCCGTCGGGGCTGAGGTCGAGGTGGAAGCCGAAAACGAAGACGGTGGCACCAAGGTCAAGCTGAAGGTCGAGGGGCTGGAGGCGGACACGGCCTTCGGTTCGCACGTGCACGTCGCCGCCTGCGGCGAGAGCCCGGACGACGCCGGCCCGCATTACCAGGACAAGGCTGATCCGCAAAAGCCATCGACCGATCCGAAGTATGCCAATCCGCAGAACGAGGTCTGGCTCGACTTCACCACTGACAGCAAGGGCGAGGGCGAGGCCGAAAGCAAGGTCGGTTGGACGCTGCGCGAGGGCGAGGGCCAGTCCGTGGTCATCCACGCTATGCCGACGATGACCGAGGCGGGCAAGGCGGGGACTGCCGGCGACCGGCTGGCCTGCATCAATATCCGGCAGTAG
- a CDS encoding NADPH-dependent FMN reductase — protein sequence MPRIAVVTGSTRPGRVNNSVADWVMAELAERSDAVFELVDINDFNLPLLDEPAPAAYQSYQNEHTKAWSGKIAAFDGFIFVANEYNHTVGPALTNALSFLNVEFNNKAAGIVSYGSMGGVRSAEHLRNILAELQVAVVRNQVMFSLFTDFENFADFKPTEQNAGTLAPMVDQLVPWAKGFAAVRSEQAVAAA from the coding sequence CTGCCGCGCATCGCCGTCGTTACCGGCAGCACCCGGCCCGGGCGCGTCAACAACTCCGTGGCCGACTGGGTGATGGCCGAACTGGCCGAGCGCAGCGACGCCGTGTTCGAGCTTGTCGACATCAACGACTTCAACCTGCCGCTGCTGGACGAGCCGGCGCCCGCCGCCTACCAGAGCTACCAGAACGAGCACACCAAGGCCTGGTCCGGGAAGATCGCCGCCTTCGACGGCTTCATCTTCGTCGCCAACGAGTACAACCACACGGTGGGCCCGGCCCTGACCAACGCCCTGTCCTTCCTGAACGTCGAGTTCAACAACAAGGCCGCCGGCATCGTCTCCTACGGTTCCATGGGCGGCGTCCGCTCCGCGGAGCACCTGCGCAACATCCTGGCCGAACTGCAGGTTGCCGTGGTCCGGAACCAGGTCATGTTCAGCCTGTTCACCGACTTCGAGAACTTCGCCGACTTCAAGCCGACGGAACAGAACGCCGGAACGCTGGCGCCCATGGTGGACCAGCTGGTTCCGTGGGCCAAGGGCTTCGCGGCCGTCCGCAGCGAACAGGCCGTCGCCGCCGCCTGA
- a CDS encoding SRPBCC family protein: MQTLDQDELSIHINAAPEAVYKLVADVTRTPEYSPEVSAAKWVKGAQGPAAGARFRATNTIGKFSWHNTPIVTAAEPGREFTFARTERLCGTVQWRYRFEPEADGTRVTESYLVVRPITRIGWVLVSGMGTDKNRRRTMHEGIRASLERLRTVAEYESSA; encoded by the coding sequence ATGCAGACGTTGGATCAGGACGAACTGAGCATCCATATCAACGCCGCGCCGGAAGCCGTCTACAAACTGGTTGCGGACGTCACCAGGACGCCCGAATACAGCCCGGAGGTCAGTGCAGCCAAGTGGGTGAAGGGCGCACAGGGGCCGGCGGCCGGAGCGAGGTTCCGGGCGACGAACACCATCGGAAAGTTCTCCTGGCACAACACTCCCATCGTCACAGCGGCCGAGCCCGGCAGGGAGTTCACCTTCGCCCGGACGGAGCGACTCTGCGGCACGGTGCAATGGCGGTACCGGTTCGAGCCGGAAGCCGACGGCACCCGCGTCACGGAGTCCTACCTCGTGGTCCGTCCGATTACCCGCATCGGCTGGGTCCTGGTCAGTGGCATGGGCACGGACAAGAACCGCCGCCGGACCATGCACGAAGGGATCAGAGCGAGCCTTGAACGTTTGCGGACGGTAGCAGAATATGAATCCTCCGCCTAG
- a CDS encoding Lrp/AsnC family transcriptional regulator: MNTAGTRRSTPAGPKNLRGAELDGTDRLILRLLQDDARLPNNAIAAAAGIAASTCHARIRSLQERGVIRGFHADVDPAAVGRGLQALISIRLQAHARANLTRFEEYLAELPAVEGIFFVTGDRDFLIHVAVPDSDALRELVANNLSVRPEVAGTSTAVLFDYVRPGAARPAG, translated from the coding sequence ATGAATACTGCGGGAACCCGGCGCAGCACCCCCGCTGGGCCGAAGAACCTTCGGGGCGCTGAATTGGATGGCACGGACCGGTTGATCCTGCGCCTGCTGCAGGATGATGCGCGCCTGCCGAACAATGCCATCGCGGCAGCGGCGGGCATCGCCGCCTCGACCTGCCATGCGAGGATAAGGTCGCTGCAGGAGCGCGGCGTCATCCGCGGCTTCCACGCCGACGTGGACCCCGCCGCCGTCGGCCGCGGACTGCAGGCGCTGATTTCGATACGGCTGCAGGCCCACGCGCGCGCCAATCTGACGCGCTTCGAGGAGTACCTGGCCGAACTGCCGGCCGTGGAGGGCATCTTCTTTGTGACCGGAGACCGGGACTTCCTCATCCATGTCGCCGTTCCGGACTCGGATGCGCTGCGGGAGCTGGTCGCCAACAATCTCAGCGTCCGGCCGGAAGTCGCCGGCACCAGCACCGCGGTGCTCTTCGACTACGTCAGGCCCGGCGCGGCGCGCCCGGCGGGCTGA